A section of the Clostridium felsineum DSM 794 genome encodes:
- a CDS encoding beta-ketoacyl synthase N-terminal-like domain-containing protein yields the protein MNLDILNKIDITEFSDEDSSNKNAYKDESIAIIGMSVKAPCADNVEEFWDSLKVGKECVRAVPQNRKKFNIDYLEYLGYKREEIKFIYANYIEEIDKFDYEFFNINPKEAELMDPGQRLFLQTAWEAIEDAGCVEKKLSNSKTGVYVGYGDDSEYLNIISNIDPDVVGIAQTGNIKPILASRLSYLLNLKGPSMIIDTTCSSSLTAIHIASQALKSKECDMAIAGGVSIRVLPSKNHSSLGVESKNSRVKTFDDSSNGTLLGEGIGVVILKTLSKAIEDKDNIYGVIKASSLNQDGKSSGITAPNQIAQEELITTTWQKAGISPTSLSYIEAHGTGTKLGDPIEIKGIKRAFEMYTDKKQFCAIGSIKPNVGHSIQASGVIGVIKVLLMMKYKTIPPLINFDYPNKSIKFEDSPLFINNKLRKLDDNNGIIRCGISSFGVSGTNAHMILEKDESLCVKDNDNHCDSYILTLSAKNKESLEMLVNEYKNMLKNTCIDGIGNICYTANVRRNHYNYRMAIVFKSVEELYEKLLDNKLDGVYYNKNFLVDKLNKDKLTSEANSLIDNNISSEKLSNIAKLYIEGADVDFSKLYEEKSYKVVHVPTYQFKKNICWIKVPKKDINKEKKDINKSQQVKFDIDDTIILSGRSNGLYTRTEKVITTILKKLMGINKIGINDRFSDMGGDSIVLTKFHEDLKKVLGIEFSIADIFSYPTIGKLGKYLDNNFANIENETQNKEPKMVNNDTDIAVIGISAKLPAADSVEEYWDNMISERECIVNFPRDRKKYANKYLRYSGKYDGNVKYIKCGYMKNIDEFDWKFFNISPKEANIMDPHQRLFLQEAWKTIEDAGYSKEEIAGTKTGVYLGYANDFAFNYWRIVNEVDEESFKLAVGPNLSSVIPSRISYLLDLKGPSMLVDTACASSLVAVHLACQAILNGECEMALAGGARVEIMPICNEYNKLGVESSSYHLRAFDNSSDGIVWGEGVASLLLKPLKKAREDGDHIYAVIKGSTVNQDGASMGISTPNPEAQTQMIVDCLKNTNINPETIDYIECHGTGTEIGDPIEVNSITNAYKQFTSKKQFCGIGSIKSSIGHCNATSGIAAVIKMVLALKYKELPASINWEIPNSKINFENSPVYFLNKSVKWAERSTPRRCAINSFGFSGTNCHVILEEENSKYKEESDCVNLFVLSSKSANSLWEYIKSYSQYLKNNTCNNITSLCYTASCGRSHYKYRLALVVKDIKDLENKINKILDNGYETFIKENNNDSVEQASYENIDNFISLFIDNGRRDKMYLEQIARYYKEGAEISWKRLYSDKKYTKVSIPTYIFEKTKCWVEIPEKNNESYNAVQIIEEIMKKSELSKELTEELNNVLGEFKENREVNLPNKKQISIVGRESNNYTEVEVIVAEIWCDVLGLDEIDINVNFYEVGGHSIAMMQIVSKINKKLKTNLSYSEFNEQNSVKTLAQMLESKEKSITQEEYLSITPDPSSMYDSFPITDIQMSYLLGRNDSFEMGGVAPQVYMEIETSLDIKRLNRSLNKLIARHPMLRAVVDNNGTQHILKGELKYNIEITDISQMNNEEIEKYITEEREKVALKSFKADEWPLIRIVALKINDKKHHLFIAFDTLIMDGSSLRIIGDEWISYYKNENLELPKLELTFRDYMLALEKFNHSKMYENDKKYWLEKLEDFPKAPELLYKVNPSDISNPSFKRLSRTYNKENWGKIKDIAKELGVSPSSLLCTAYAEVLAYWSNQSRFTVSLTVFNRLPFHKDVDKIVGDFTSVMLIPINFNNEESFFDRVKNIHKDVLNSLEHRSFDGVEMIRKIAVRDKKVGQPVMPIVFTSMLFDGEYNPWSEFGETKIGMSQTPQVYIDHQAGEIGGELVINWDYVSEIFDKDVINNMFNQYVGILDYLISINTEEDK from the coding sequence ATGAATCTTGATATACTTAATAAAATTGATATAACAGAATTTAGTGATGAAGATAGTAGTAATAAAAATGCTTATAAGGATGAAAGTATAGCCATTATAGGAATGTCAGTAAAGGCGCCTTGTGCAGATAATGTTGAAGAATTTTGGGATAGTTTAAAAGTTGGAAAAGAGTGTGTTAGAGCAGTTCCTCAAAATAGAAAAAAATTCAATATAGATTATCTGGAATATTTAGGATATAAAAGGGAAGAAATTAAATTTATTTATGCTAATTATATAGAGGAAATTGATAAATTTGATTATGAATTTTTTAATATTAACCCTAAAGAAGCTGAGTTAATGGATCCTGGTCAAAGATTGTTTTTACAAACCGCATGGGAGGCAATAGAAGATGCAGGATGTGTTGAAAAGAAATTGTCAAACAGTAAAACTGGTGTATATGTTGGTTATGGTGATGATTCAGAGTATCTAAATATTATTTCTAACATAGATCCTGATGTTGTAGGGATAGCACAGACAGGGAATATTAAACCTATTTTAGCAAGTAGATTATCATATTTATTAAACTTAAAAGGTCCTAGTATGATAATTGATACAACATGCTCTTCTTCACTGACTGCAATACATATAGCTTCACAAGCACTTAAAAGTAAAGAATGTGATATGGCTATTGCAGGTGGAGTAAGTATTAGAGTATTACCTAGTAAAAATCATTCTAGTTTAGGAGTTGAATCAAAAAATAGTAGAGTTAAAACATTTGATGATAGTTCTAATGGTACTTTATTAGGAGAAGGTATAGGAGTAGTAATTCTTAAAACACTAAGTAAAGCAATTGAGGATAAGGATAATATATATGGTGTAATAAAGGCAAGTTCATTAAATCAAGATGGAAAATCTTCAGGAATTACTGCGCCAAATCAAATAGCCCAAGAAGAACTTATTACTACAACTTGGCAAAAAGCTGGAATTTCACCTACAAGTTTAAGTTACATTGAGGCACATGGAACAGGAACAAAACTTGGAGATCCAATTGAAATAAAAGGAATAAAAAGAGCATTTGAAATGTATACCGATAAAAAACAGTTTTGTGCTATAGGCAGCATAAAACCTAATGTGGGACATTCTATACAAGCATCAGGAGTTATTGGTGTAATAAAGGTGCTTTTAATGATGAAATATAAAACTATTCCACCACTAATTAATTTTGACTATCCTAATAAAAGTATTAAATTTGAAGATTCACCTTTATTCATTAATAATAAGCTAAGAAAGTTAGATGATAATAATGGAATTATAAGATGTGGTATTAGTTCTTTTGGTGTAAGTGGTACAAATGCGCATATGATATTAGAAAAAGATGAAAGTTTATGTGTAAAAGATAACGATAATCACTGTGATAGTTATATATTAACTTTGTCGGCCAAGAACAAGGAAAGTCTTGAAATGTTGGTAAATGAGTACAAAAACATGTTGAAGAATACATGTATAGATGGCATAGGAAATATATGTTATACAGCTAATGTTAGAAGAAATCATTATAATTATAGGATGGCTATTGTATTTAAAAGCGTAGAGGAATTATATGAAAAATTATTAGATAATAAATTAGATGGGGTTTATTATAATAAAAATTTTTTAGTAGATAAATTGAATAAGGATAAACTTACAAGTGAGGCTAATAGTTTAATTGACAATAATATTAGTAGTGAAAAATTAAGTAATATCGCTAAATTATATATAGAAGGTGCAGATGTTGACTTTAGTAAACTGTATGAGGAAAAAAGTTATAAAGTGGTACATGTTCCCACATATCAATTTAAGAAAAATATATGTTGGATAAAGGTGCCTAAAAAGGATATTAATAAAGAAAAGAAGGACATAAATAAATCACAACAAGTGAAGTTTGATATAGACGATACAATTATTTTATCAGGTAGAAGTAATGGATTATATACAAGAACTGAGAAAGTAATTACTACTATACTGAAAAAATTAATGGGAATTAATAAAATAGGTATAAATGATAGGTTTAGTGATATGGGTGGGGATTCCATTGTTTTAACTAAATTTCATGAAGATTTAAAGAAGGTATTAGGAATTGAATTTTCTATTGCTGATATTTTTTCTTATCCTACAATAGGCAAATTGGGAAAATATTTGGATAATAATTTTGCTAATATAGAAAATGAAACTCAAAATAAAGAGCCTAAAATGGTAAATAATGATACAGATATTGCGGTTATTGGAATTTCAGCTAAATTGCCAGCAGCCGATTCTGTAGAAGAATATTGGGATAATATGATTTCTGAAAGGGAATGTATTGTAAATTTTCCTAGGGATAGAAAAAAATATGCCAATAAGTATTTGAGGTACTCTGGTAAATATGATGGTAATGTAAAATATATTAAGTGTGGATATATGAAGAATATTGATGAATTTGACTGGAAATTTTTCAATATATCTCCTAAAGAGGCTAATATAATGGATCCTCACCAGAGACTATTTCTTCAGGAAGCTTGGAAAACTATAGAAGATGCTGGATACTCTAAAGAAGAAATAGCAGGAACTAAGACAGGTGTATATTTAGGATATGCCAATGACTTTGCTTTTAATTATTGGCGAATTGTCAACGAAGTAGATGAGGAGTCATTTAAATTAGCTGTAGGCCCTAATTTATCTTCTGTAATACCAAGTAGAATTTCGTATTTACTTGATTTAAAGGGACCAAGTATGTTAGTTGATACAGCATGTGCATCATCTCTTGTAGCGGTTCACTTAGCATGTCAAGCTATTCTAAATGGAGAATGTGAGATGGCATTAGCAGGTGGAGCGAGAGTAGAAATAATGCCTATATGTAATGAGTACAATAAGCTTGGAGTTGAATCCTCCTCTTATCATTTAAGGGCTTTTGACAACTCTTCAGATGGAATTGTTTGGGGGGAAGGAGTTGCATCATTATTACTTAAACCATTGAAAAAAGCAAGAGAAGATGGTGATCATATTTATGCAGTAATAAAAGGTTCTACTGTTAACCAAGATGGTGCTTCGATGGGAATATCTACACCTAATCCAGAAGCTCAAACACAGATGATAGTTGATTGCCTAAAAAATACGAATATTAATCCAGAAACAATTGATTACATAGAATGCCATGGAACGGGAACAGAAATTGGTGATCCTATTGAGGTTAATAGTATTACAAATGCATATAAACAGTTTACAAGCAAAAAGCAGTTTTGTGGAATAGGAAGTATTAAATCATCTATAGGTCATTGTAATGCAACATCAGGAATTGCTGCTGTAATAAAAATGGTATTAGCACTAAAATACAAAGAATTACCAGCAAGTATTAATTGGGAAATTCCAAATTCAAAAATTAATTTTGAAAATTCTCCAGTATATTTCTTAAATAAATCCGTTAAATGGGCGGAAAGATCAACACCAAGAAGATGTGCTATTAATTCATTCGGATTTAGTGGAACAAATTGCCATGTGATTCTTGAGGAGGAAAACAGTAAATATAAGGAAGAATCTGATTGTGTTAATTTATTTGTCTTATCAAGCAAGAGTGCTAATTCTTTATGGGAATATATTAAAAGTTATAGTCAATATTTAAAGAATAATACGTGCAATAATATTACTAGCCTATGTTATACAGCTAGTTGTGGCAGAAGTCACTATAAATACAGATTAGCGCTTGTTGTCAAAGATATAAAAGATTTAGAAAATAAAATAAACAAAATATTAGATAATGGATATGAAACGTTTATAAAAGAAAATAATAATGATTCAGTAGAACAAGCTTCTTACGAGAACATAGATAATTTTATTAGTTTATTTATTGATAATGGACGTCGCGATAAGATGTATTTGGAGCAAATAGCAAGATATTATAAAGAAGGGGCAGAAATAAGTTGGAAAAGATTATATAGCGATAAGAAATATACTAAAGTATCAATACCAACCTATATCTTTGAAAAAACTAAGTGCTGGGTGGAAATACCGGAAAAAAATAATGAAAGCTATAATGCAGTTCAAATAATAGAAGAAATTATGAAGAAATCTGAACTCTCAAAAGAATTGACTGAAGAACTTAATAATGTTTTAGGGGAGTTTAAAGAAAATAGAGAGGTTAATTTACCTAACAAGAAGCAAATAAGTATTGTAGGTAGGGAAAGTAACAATTATACAGAGGTAGAAGTAATAGTAGCAGAAATATGGTGTGATGTTTTAGGATTAGACGAAATAGATATTAATGTTAATTTTTATGAGGTCGGTGGTCACTCAATTGCTATGATGCAAATTGTATCCAAGATAAATAAAAAATTAAAAACTAATCTAAGTTATTCAGAATTCAATGAACAAAATTCAGTTAAAACACTCGCACAGATGTTAGAAAGTAAAGAGAAAAGTATTACACAAGAAGAATATCTTTCAATAACTCCTGATCCAAGTTCAATGTATGATAGTTTTCCAATTACAGATATTCAAATGTCATATTTATTAGGTAGAAATGATTCATTTGAAATGGGAGGTGTAGCACCTCAAGTATATATGGAAATAGAGACCTCATTGGATATTAAGAGATTGAATAGAAGCCTAAATAAGTTAATAGCAAGACATCCAATGCTTAGAGCAGTAGTTGATAATAATGGTACACAGCATATTTTAAAGGGTGAGTTAAAATATAATATTGAAATTACTGATATTTCTCAAATGAATAATGAAGAAATAGAAAAATATATTACTGAAGAAAGAGAAAAAGTAGCTTTGAAGTCATTTAAGGCAGATGAATGGCCGTTAATAAGAATAGTGGCTTTAAAGATAAATGACAAAAAACATCATCTATTTATTGCATTTGATACATTAATAATGGATGGAAGTAGTTTAAGAATTATAGGAGATGAGTGGATTTCTTATTATAAAAATGAAAATCTTGAGTTACCAAAACTTGAACTGACTTTTAGAGATTATATGTTAGCTTTAGAGAAATTCAACCATTCTAAAATGTATGAAAATGATAAAAAATATTGGCTTGAAAAGCTAGAGGATTTTCCTAAGGCTCCTGAGTTACTTTATAAAGTTAATCCTTCTGATATTTCTAATCCAAGTTTTAAGAGACTTTCAAGAACCTATAATAAAGAAAACTGGGGCAAAATAAAAGATATAGCTAAAGAATTAGGTGTTTCACCATCCTCATTACTTTGTACAGCTTATGCAGAGGTATTAGCTTATTGGAGTAATCAATCCAGATTTACAGTAAGTCTAACTGTATTCAATAGATTACCATTTCATAAAGATGTAGATAAGATTGTTGGTGATTTTACATCAGTAATGCTAATCCCAATTAATTTTAATAATGAAGAATCATTTTTCGATCGTGTAAAGAATATTCACAAAGATGTTCTAAATTCTTTAGAACATAGATCATTTGATGGAGTAGAAATGATCAGAAAAATTGCAGTTAGAGATAAAAAGGTTGGTCAGCCAGTAATGCCTATTGTTTTTACAAGTATGTTATTTGATGGAGAGTATAATCCTTGGTCAGAATTTGGAGAAACAAAAATAGGAATGAGTCAAACACCACAGGTATATATAGATCATCAAGCGGGGGAAATAGGTGGCGAATTGGTAATTAATTGGGATTATGTAAGCGAAATATTTGATAAAGATGTTATAAATAATATGTTTAATCAGTATGTAGGAATATTGGATTATTTAATTAGCATAAATACAGAGGAGGATAAATAA
- the fabD gene encoding ACP S-malonyltransferase encodes MNKIGAVFSGQGSQYVGMGKELCENFAVAKETFQEANEKLKFDLMKLCFEGDENELKRPENCQPAVLTLSTAFYRVFSDEFGIKPRIFAGHSLGEYSALTCEGSVSFSDALAMVKKRGELIGKAATKTDGTMAAIIDINSDIIEDYCNERKNDSGILSVSNYNTEKQTVISGNVGLVDEAAKYFENIGATVKRLNVTGGFHSLLLSDAAVKFKSFLEDYEFLDPKQEVISNTNGLPYKNGKDIKEKLVKQIVQPVKWVDTMNYFLRTRIDTVIEFGPKKTLRNFFRSLDQKLSTFSYDDPENFNEVRKQLKDASIIAEQYRDFIQRCISIIACTKNNAINEDMYKKNVIDTCEEIRSIEKSIITYDSNTLELCRRVLQLTQTALDTKMIPQIEREERFKELIVKSGNYELESMIDRFCRVL; translated from the coding sequence ATGAATAAAATAGGAGCTGTTTTTTCAGGACAAGGATCTCAATATGTTGGAATGGGAAAAGAATTATGTGAAAATTTTGCTGTAGCCAAAGAAACTTTTCAGGAAGCTAATGAAAAATTAAAATTTGATTTGATGAAGTTATGTTTTGAAGGAGATGAAAATGAACTAAAAAGACCAGAGAATTGTCAACCGGCAGTTCTTACATTAAGTACTGCTTTTTATAGAGTTTTTAGTGATGAATTTGGAATAAAACCAAGGATTTTTGCAGGACATAGTTTAGGAGAATATTCAGCATTAACATGTGAAGGATCAGTTTCATTCAGTGATGCATTAGCAATGGTTAAAAAAAGAGGAGAACTAATAGGAAAAGCTGCAACTAAAACAGATGGAACTATGGCAGCTATAATAGATATTAATAGTGATATAATAGAAGATTATTGTAATGAAAGAAAAAATGATAGTGGCATCCTATCAGTATCTAATTATAATACTGAAAAGCAAACAGTTATATCAGGAAATGTAGGTTTAGTTGATGAAGCAGCTAAGTATTTTGAAAATATAGGAGCAACAGTAAAAAGATTAAATGTAACTGGTGGATTTCATAGCTTGCTTTTGAGTGATGCTGCAGTTAAATTTAAAAGTTTTTTAGAAGACTATGAATTTTTAGATCCAAAACAAGAAGTTATTTCAAATACAAATGGTTTGCCATATAAGAACGGTAAAGATATTAAAGAGAAATTGGTGAAACAAATTGTACAACCAGTAAAATGGGTTGATACTATGAATTATTTTTTACGAACTCGTATTGATACTGTTATAGAGTTTGGACCTAAAAAGACATTAAGAAACTTTTTTAGATCATTGGATCAAAAACTTTCGACTTTTTCGTATGATGATCCTGAGAATTTTAATGAGGTAAGAAAACAATTAAAAGATGCTAGCATTATAGCTGAACAATATAGAGATTTTATACAAAGATGTATATCAATAATAGCATGTACAAAAAATAATGCCATAAATGAAGATATGTATAAAAAAAATGTTATAGATACGTGTGAGGAAATTCGCTCAATAGAAAAATCCATTATAACATATGATTCAAATACTTTGGAACTATGTAGAAGGGTCTTACAATTAACACAAACAGCATTAGATACTAAAATGATACCTCAAATCGAGAGAGAGGAAAGATTTAAAGAGTTAATAGTAAAGTCAGGGAATTATGAATTAGAAAGTATGATAGACAGATTTTGTAGAGTACTATAG